A genomic window from Candidatus Zymogenus saltonus includes:
- a CDS encoding ABC transporter substrate-binding protein has protein sequence MRTTVFKISAFLTLMLFLFSCRSGRIKGPPDEVTVQLKWIHQAQFAGFYVAERKGFYSEENISVTLNSCDPTTSPDSVISDLITGKTDFAVVGGDFFLQTRSMGKPVVAVAVLFQRNPRVYVTMKDSGIVNPQDFVGKKLMVPPDALVQHNALIRKLGIDRSSITIVPFERNTKPLTTGLIDAHMMYRTGLALAFEEEGYETNFIWVENYGIRLYGDTIVTTERIIKENPDLVLRFLRATLRGWRYAIENPEEAVDMTVEYNVKLSRFRQLRMMQVQMPLIHTGKEEIGWMNKDVWVVMQDILLGKDTIDIDKAFNVLFLNEIYGTME, from the coding sequence ATGAGGACAACGGTATTTAAGATTTCGGCATTTCTGACCTTGATGCTGTTTTTATTCTCATGCCGCTCGGGAAGGATAAAGGGACCGCCGGATGAGGTAACCGTTCAGTTGAAATGGATACACCAGGCCCAGTTTGCGGGTTTCTATGTAGCAGAAAGAAAGGGATTTTATTCGGAGGAGAATATCAGTGTTACCTTAAATTCCTGTGATCCTACTACGTCTCCAGATAGCGTGATTTCAGACCTTATAACCGGTAAAACCGATTTTGCGGTGGTCGGCGGCGATTTTTTTCTTCAGACCAGATCAATGGGAAAGCCAGTAGTTGCCGTCGCCGTTCTCTTCCAGAGGAATCCGAGGGTCTACGTAACCATGAAGGATTCGGGGATCGTCAATCCGCAGGATTTCGTGGGGAAAAAATTAATGGTTCCACCCGATGCATTGGTCCAGCACAATGCCCTGATCAGGAAGCTGGGCATAGACAGGAGCTCAATAACAATCGTCCCTTTTGAGAGGAATACGAAACCGCTGACCACCGGCCTTATAGACGCCCATATGATGTACCGCACGGGGCTGGCCCTTGCCTTTGAGGAGGAGGGGTATGAGACTAATTTTATATGGGTAGAAAATTACGGCATTCGGCTTTACGGGGATACGATTGTCACAACGGAGAGAATAATCAAGGAAAATCCGGATTTGGTTTTGAGGTTTTTGAGGGCCACGTTGAGGGGTTGGCGATATGCCATAGAAAATCCCGAGGAGGCGGTAGATATGACTGTGGAGTACAACGTTAAATTGAGCAGGTTCCGCCAGTTGAGGATGATGCAGGTGCAGATGCCCCTGATCCATACCGGCAAAGAGGAGATCGGCTGGATGAATAAAGATGTATGGGTGGTGATGCAGGATATCTTGTTGGGGAAGGACACGATCGATATCGACAAGGCGTTTAACGTGCTGTTTTTGAATGAAATATATGGCACGATGGAATAG
- a CDS encoding response regulator translates to MSEKLNVLIVDDDRRMVKTLTDILKVKGFDADSAYSGLEAVEKARNTRFDCILTDIKMPGMSGVELFKAIKNFQPEIPMVMMTAYSTDRLVEEGLEEGAIAALVKPLDLDNLLGFFSALRKKQSIVIIDDDPKFCKTLGDILRKKGFTVRKFTDPASFIEESKIEGQVVLLDMKLKGVTGLDVLREIKTKFPDIPVILVTGYREEMLESIESGLKMSAFAYLYKPFEIDDLLNVLNEVRRSGLAAVLGRFYSKKR, encoded by the coding sequence GTGAGCGAAAAATTGAATGTCCTGATAGTAGACGACGACCGCAGGATGGTGAAGACTCTTACCGATATTCTGAAGGTCAAGGGATTTGATGCCGATTCCGCTTATTCCGGCCTTGAAGCCGTTGAAAAGGCGAGGAATACTCGCTTTGATTGTATACTGACCGACATAAAGATGCCCGGGATGAGCGGCGTCGAGCTCTTCAAGGCAATTAAGAATTTTCAGCCGGAAATACCGATGGTCATGATGACCGCATACTCCACCGACAGACTGGTCGAGGAGGGACTCGAAGAGGGGGCGATAGCCGCCCTAGTCAAGCCGCTGGACTTGGATAACCTCCTTGGGTTTTTCTCGGCGCTGCGCAAGAAGCAATCGATTGTTATCATCGACGACGACCCCAAGTTTTGCAAAACCCTTGGCGATATATTGCGGAAAAAGGGTTTTACGGTGAGGAAATTTACAGATCCCGCCTCCTTTATCGAAGAGTCAAAAATCGAAGGTCAGGTGGTGCTTTTGGATATGAAGCTGAAAGGTGTCACCGGCCTTGACGTCTTAAGGGAGATAAAGACAAAATTTCCCGACATTCCGGTTATCCTGGTAACCGGCTACAGGGAGGAGATGTTGGAATCGATAGAAAGCGGTTTAAAGATGAGCGCCTTTGCCTACCTATATAAGCCCTTTGAGATAGACGATCTTCTCAATGTCTTAAACGAAGTCAGGCGCAGCGGGCTGGCCGCCGTTCTGGGAAGGTTTTATAGCAAGAAAAGGTAA
- a CDS encoding HAMP domain-containing protein, producing the protein MKSQLESVAILKEQEIRNWMDHLKHTVIWLAENRETIYDANSMKVNTVGSPEYLRGRDSLVSEFRRIKDIGHFSSILFLDGKSGKIMASSDAFWEEQFKENEQYFIKGREGTYVSDIYFSLTLGKPTMVISAPVKDNNGKLLGVLVYHANLEYLSEIMLERSGLGDTGETFLVNSSNLLITNTVFEPEGAFKKWIFGQGAKWALEGKNGVGLFMDYREEPVIGAYRWLGDLRLALIAKQDQSEAFDSINNLGFTLLGIGLDILLIVIVLSILFSRTITRPIYKLVKSTEMVGSGNLDYRVGTLAKDEIGELSRSFDKMTMNLKEITVSRNELVREIAERKQIEKALIESEERYRELFERINSGVAVYEAVDNGGDFIFKGFNKAGERIDRLDRKDLIEKRLTQVFPGVKEFGLFEVLQRVWRTGKEEFFPSALYKDEREPGGWRENWVYKLPTGEIVAVYDDITERKLAENKLKDYSERLEEMVEERTKELKDTQEQLVRREKLAFLGQLSGSVSHELRNPLGVISNAVYYLQTVLNNTDENTKEYLDIILLEVKNSERIISDLLDFSRTKSPERENTDVSEMVNNALLRHSPPDGVIVTTDINKDIPPVFVDSRQIGQVLDNLITNAYQAMPEGGELKIEAKAVKKKVNLSVTDTGLGISKENIKKLFEPLFTTRARGIGLGLSVSKSLMEANEGDIKVKSEEGGGSTFTIGLPIR; encoded by the coding sequence GTGAAATCTCAACTTGAGAGCGTGGCTATCTTAAAAGAGCAGGAGATACGAAACTGGATGGACCATCTGAAACATACCGTGATCTGGTTGGCGGAGAACAGGGAGACCATATACGATGCCAACTCGATGAAGGTCAATACCGTTGGCAGCCCTGAATACCTGAGGGGCCGCGATTCTCTCGTCTCGGAGTTCAGGAGAATAAAAGATATTGGACACTTTTCGTCAATACTCTTCCTGGACGGCAAAAGTGGGAAGATAATGGCCTCGTCGGACGCTTTTTGGGAGGAGCAGTTCAAGGAAAACGAGCAGTATTTCATAAAGGGGAGAGAAGGGACTTATGTGTCGGATATATATTTCAGCCTGACTCTCGGGAAGCCGACGATGGTTATTTCCGCTCCCGTAAAGGACAATAATGGAAAGCTCTTGGGTGTATTGGTTTATCACGCAAATTTGGAGTATCTGAGCGAGATCATGCTGGAGCGAAGCGGCCTGGGTGATACCGGAGAGACATTTCTCGTAAACAGCTCTAATCTGCTGATTACCAATACCGTTTTTGAGCCGGAAGGCGCATTTAAAAAGTGGATATTCGGCCAAGGAGCGAAGTGGGCGCTTGAGGGCAAAAACGGAGTCGGCCTTTTTATGGACTACCGTGAAGAACCCGTTATTGGCGCCTACAGATGGCTTGGGGATCTAAGGCTGGCGTTGATAGCCAAGCAGGACCAATCGGAGGCCTTTGACTCCATCAACAATTTGGGATTTACTCTGCTTGGCATCGGCCTTGATATTTTATTGATTGTGATCGTGCTGTCGATACTGTTTTCACGCACCATTACCCGTCCGATATACAAACTTGTGAAGAGTACGGAGATGGTCGGTTCCGGAAATCTCGATTACAGGGTCGGCACCCTTGCAAAGGATGAGATCGGCGAGCTTTCAAGGTCTTTTGACAAGATGACCATGAATCTGAAGGAGATTACAGTTTCCCGTAATGAGCTGGTAAGAGAGATTGCGGAGCGGAAGCAGATTGAGAAGGCACTTATAGAAAGTGAAGAGCGATATAGGGAGTTGTTTGAAAGGATCAATAGCGGTGTTGCGGTATACGAAGCCGTAGACAATGGAGGCGATTTCATTTTTAAAGGTTTTAACAAGGCGGGAGAGAGGATAGACCGTTTGGATAGAAAGGATCTTATAGAAAAGCGTCTAACCCAGGTATTCCCAGGAGTTAAAGAATTTGGATTGTTTGAGGTATTACAGAGAGTATGGAGAACCGGAAAGGAAGAGTTTTTTCCTTCAGCGCTTTATAAAGACGAACGTGAGCCGGGAGGTTGGAGAGAAAACTGGGTGTATAAATTGCCCACTGGTGAAATAGTAGCTGTCTATGACGATATCACGGAGCGAAAGCTCGCAGAGAATAAACTAAAGGATTACTCCGAGAGACTGGAAGAAATGGTGGAGGAGCGCACCAAGGAGCTGAAGGACACCCAGGAGCAATTGGTAAGAAGAGAAAAGCTGGCCTTTCTGGGGCAGCTGTCGGGAAGCGTGAGCCACGAGCTGAGAAATCCCCTTGGAGTTATATCCAATGCGGTCTATTATTTACAAACTGTCCTCAACAATACGGATGAGAACACAAAGGAGTACCTCGACATTATCTTGTTGGAGGTGAAAAATTCCGAAAGGATAATATCCGACCTGTTGGACTTCTCCCGAACCAAATCTCCCGAGAGGGAGAATACGGATGTATCCGAAATGGTAAATAATGCCCTTTTAAGGCACTCTCCACCCGATGGAGTTATTGTGACAACGGATATAAACAAAGATATTCCCCCCGTATTCGTTGATTCCCGGCAGATCGGCCAGGTGCTTGATAATCTGATTACCAACGCCTATCAGGCCATGCCGGAGGGAGGGGAGCTGAAAATAGAGGCGAAGGCGGTTAAGAAAAAGGTCAATCTGTCGGTTACGGACACCGGTCTCGGCATATCGAAGGAGAATATAAAAAAGCTCTTCGAGCCCCTCTTCACGACCAGGGCAAGGGGCATCGGGTTGGGGCTTTCCGTATCGAAGAGCCTGATGGAGGCCAATGAAGGAGACATAAAGGTAAAGAGTGAAGAGGGAGGTGGAAGCACTTTTACGATAGGTCTGCCTATAAGGTAA